A genomic window from Candidatus Pelagisphaera phototrophica includes:
- a CDS encoding RNA recognition motif domain-containing protein has product MDIYVGNLSFDASEDDVRGAFATFGTVESVKMIMDRETGRPRGFAFVNMTGSDEANTAIESLNGSELLGRELRVREATPRPERPRGGGAGGGGYRGGGGGGYGGGGGYGGGGGGGGGYGGGGGGGGGYGGSGGSGYRGGGGKGSRRGDRRQQRDGF; this is encoded by the coding sequence ATGGATATATATGTAGGCAATCTGTCATTCGACGCATCGGAAGATGATGTACGTGGAGCGTTCGCGACCTTCGGTACAGTCGAATCTGTAAAAATGATCATGGATCGCGAAACCGGAAGACCACGTGGGTTCGCATTTGTAAACATGACGGGATCGGACGAAGCGAATACCGCGATCGAATCGCTAAACGGAAGTGAACTATTAGGTCGCGAACTCCGAGTTCGCGAAGCAACTCCTAGACCGGAACGTCCACGTGGCGGCGGTGCTGGGGGCGGAGGCTATCGCGGTGGCGGTGGCGGAGGCTACGGCGGTGGCGGAGGCTACGGCGGTGGCGGTGGCGGTGGCGGAGGCTACGGCGGTGGCGGTGGCGGTGGCGGAGGCTACGGTGGCAGTGGTGGCAGTGGCTATCGCGGCGGCGGCGGAAAGGGATCCCGAAGGGGAGATCGACGCCAGCAGCGCGACGGCTTTTAA
- the ruvB gene encoding Holliday junction branch migration DNA helicase RuvB produces MSEPTHTGTDFYANALESPLNSQTESVLRPHSFQDFVGQSKTIERLKIMSGAARKRNEPLNHLLLSGPPGLGKTSLSFILGAEMGTNVRVTSGPVIEKASDLAGMLTNLQEGDILFIDEIHRLPKTVEEYLYSAMEDYRIDIMIDQGPNARSVRLNIPKFTLVGATTRSGLLTAPLRSRFTLQTRLDYYNTDQLLSIVNRSCDLLNIAVEGEGSAEIASRSRGTPRIANNLVYFVRDYAEEKGDGVITRDIARKALELLEIDRHGLDEMDKRILTTIAKTYKGGPVGLSTIAVAVGEERDTLEEVHEPYLIQNGFLQRTPQGRIITGKGYEAIGLEDKSVPSTPNLL; encoded by the coding sequence ATGAGCGAACCAACACACACCGGAACTGACTTCTACGCAAACGCGCTCGAATCTCCGCTAAATAGTCAAACCGAGTCCGTGCTTCGGCCCCACTCCTTCCAAGACTTCGTCGGCCAGTCCAAAACCATCGAGCGTCTCAAAATCATGTCAGGCGCCGCTCGAAAACGGAACGAGCCATTAAATCACCTATTACTCAGCGGCCCTCCTGGTCTCGGCAAGACCAGCTTGTCATTTATCCTTGGTGCTGAAATGGGGACCAATGTAAGGGTTACCTCAGGTCCCGTAATTGAAAAGGCCAGCGATCTCGCGGGAATGCTTACCAATTTGCAGGAAGGCGACATCCTCTTCATCGATGAGATTCATAGACTTCCAAAAACCGTAGAGGAGTACCTGTATTCAGCGATGGAGGACTACCGAATCGACATCATGATCGACCAAGGCCCAAACGCCCGATCCGTGAGGCTTAACATACCCAAGTTCACATTGGTAGGGGCCACCACGCGCAGCGGTCTCCTCACAGCCCCACTTCGTAGTCGCTTCACTCTCCAAACGCGACTCGACTACTACAATACGGACCAGCTATTGAGTATCGTGAACCGAAGCTGCGATCTTCTAAATATCGCCGTAGAAGGTGAAGGGAGTGCCGAAATCGCGAGCCGCTCGAGAGGGACGCCACGAATCGCCAATAACCTCGTGTATTTTGTTCGAGACTACGCAGAAGAAAAAGGCGACGGGGTGATTACCCGGGACATCGCTCGCAAAGCACTCGAATTGCTCGAGATAGATCGACATGGCTTGGACGAAATGGACAAGCGGATCCTAACTACGATTGCCAAGACCTACAAAGGTGGTCCCGTTGGATTGAGCACTATTGCCGTCGCTGTGGGGGAGGAACGAGACACCTTGGAAGAAGTTCATGAACCCTATCTAATCCAGAATGGGTTTCTGCAAAGAACTCCACAGGGAAGAATTATCACGGGTAAAGGCTATGAGGCAATTGGGCTAGAGGACAAATCCGTTCCCAGTACACCAAATCTACTCTGA